In Gammaproteobacteria bacterium (ex Lamellibrachia satsuma), a single genomic region encodes these proteins:
- the flgH gene encoding flagellar basal body L-ring protein FlgH, producing the protein MQVLLFRLMPLLLGLTLLSGCQTQGPVRDINYAPVRPVAPPPMPQGNGSIFQNGHEVSWFEDLRARRVGDLLTVTLSENTSANKSAKTNAKKSTKNDIGNPTILGSTVQFSAPGVIPLASNDNNSLAFGTSSANDFKGEGSSSQSNALTGNITVTVIEVLPNRNLMIRGEKRIGINQGNEYIRLSGIVRPMDITPENTVESTRIADPTIIYVGDGALADTSSMGWLARFFNSALMPF; encoded by the coding sequence ATGCAAGTGCTTCTCTTTCGACTGATGCCACTGTTGCTGGGACTGACGCTGCTTTCCGGTTGCCAGACCCAGGGGCCGGTGCGGGATATCAACTATGCACCGGTGCGCCCGGTGGCGCCGCCGCCAATGCCCCAGGGTAACGGCTCCATCTTTCAAAATGGCCATGAGGTTTCATGGTTCGAGGATTTGCGCGCGCGCCGGGTCGGCGATCTCTTGACGGTGACGCTGTCAGAAAACACTTCCGCCAATAAATCGGCCAAGACCAACGCCAAGAAGAGTACGAAGAATGATATAGGCAATCCCACGATCCTCGGCTCCACAGTGCAGTTCAGCGCGCCGGGCGTCATCCCGTTGGCCAGCAATGATAACAATTCATTGGCTTTCGGTACCTCTTCCGCCAACGACTTCAAGGGAGAGGGCAGTTCATCCCAGAGTAATGCGCTGACCGGCAATATCACGGTGACCGTGATCGAGGTATTGCCCAATCGTAATCTGATGATCCGGGGCGAAAAGCGCATCGGTATCAATCAGGGAAACGAATATATCCGCCTCTCCGGCATCGTGCGTCCGATGGATATCACGCCGGAGAATACTGTCGAGTCGACCCGTATAGCCGACCCGACCATTATCTACGTGGGTGACGGCGCCCTCGCGGATACCAGTTCCATGGGCTGGCTGGCGCGTTTCTTCAACAGTGCTTTGATGCCTTTCTAA
- the flgG gene encoding flagellar basal-body rod protein FlgG, producing the protein MYPSLWIAKTGLDAQQTNMSVISNNLANVNTTGFKRDRAVFNDLIYQNFRQVGAQSSETTELPSGLMVGTGVRVVATQKQHSQGNIVQTGNSLDMAVQGKGYFQLLHPDGSIVYSRDGTFSLTADGVVVTPNGYELQPAMTVPTDATSITVGSDGVVSALQSGNTTPTQIGQIELAYFANPQGLAPIGDNLFRETNASGGVNTAVPGTDSTGTLIQGALESSNVNVVEELVNMIETQRAYEMNSKAISTTDEMLAYVSNQL; encoded by the coding sequence ATGTATCCCTCACTCTGGATAGCAAAAACCGGCCTGGATGCGCAGCAGACGAATATGTCTGTGATCTCCAACAATCTGGCCAATGTCAATACTACCGGCTTCAAACGGGATCGCGCGGTCTTCAATGACCTGATCTATCAGAATTTTCGCCAGGTGGGCGCCCAGTCATCCGAGACCACCGAACTGCCTTCAGGCCTGATGGTCGGCACCGGTGTCAGGGTCGTGGCGACACAGAAGCAGCACAGCCAGGGCAATATCGTGCAGACCGGCAATTCGCTGGATATGGCCGTTCAGGGCAAAGGCTATTTCCAGCTCCTGCATCCGGACGGCAGCATTGTCTACAGTCGGGACGGTACCTTCAGCCTTACGGCAGATGGAGTGGTGGTGACGCCGAATGGTTACGAGCTGCAACCTGCGATGACGGTGCCAACTGATGCCACCAGCATTACGGTGGGCTCCGATGGCGTGGTCTCTGCGCTGCAGTCAGGCAATACCACGCCAACCCAGATCGGGCAGATCGAACTGGCATACTTTGCCAATCCCCAGGGCCTGGCCCCTATCGGCGACAACCTGTTCCGTGAAACGAATGCCAGCGGCGGCGTCAATACTGCGGTACCCGGCACCGACAGTACCGGCACTCTCATTCAGGGTGCGCTGGAGAGTTCCAATGTAAACGTAGTGGAGGAGCTGGTGAACATGATCGAGACCCAGCGGGCCTACGAGATGAACTCCAAGGCGATCTCCACGACCGATGAAATGCTGGCCTATGTGAGCAACCAGCTTTAA
- a CDS encoding flagellar basal body rod protein FlgF, translating to MDRMLFVAMSGAKETLLAQASNSHNLANVNTPGFMADLNQFRSMPVFGPGHPTRVYAMDERSAIDFTRGSIQSTGNDMDVAIKGEGYIAVQAPDGTEAYTRRGDLKVDANGILTNGEDLPVIGNGGPIALPPHEKIEIGNDGTITILPEGATPEALAIVDRIKLVSSPSEDLIKGEDGLLHLREPAELPPDANIELVSGGIESGNVNVADALVNMIELGRKFEMQVKMMKTAEEMDSASSALLRMS from the coding sequence ATGGACCGTATGTTGTTTGTCGCCATGAGTGGGGCCAAGGAGACTCTGCTGGCCCAGGCCAGCAACTCCCACAATCTGGCTAACGTCAATACACCGGGATTCATGGCGGATCTGAATCAGTTCCGCAGCATGCCGGTGTTTGGTCCCGGTCATCCAACCCGTGTCTACGCCATGGATGAGCGATCTGCCATCGACTTCACCAGAGGCAGCATTCAGTCTACCGGCAACGACATGGATGTGGCGATAAAGGGTGAAGGCTATATCGCAGTGCAGGCACCGGATGGCACTGAAGCCTATACCCGGCGCGGTGATCTGAAGGTTGATGCCAACGGCATTCTCACAAACGGCGAAGATTTGCCGGTGATCGGCAATGGCGGGCCGATTGCCTTGCCGCCCCACGAAAAGATCGAGATCGGCAACGACGGTACAATCACCATCCTGCCGGAAGGGGCGACGCCTGAGGCCCTGGCGATCGTGGACCGAATCAAGCTGGTGAGTTCGCCCTCAGAAGATCTGATAAAGGGTGAAGATGGTTTGTTGCATCTGAGAGAACCGGCGGAATTGCCGCCTGATGCAAACATCGAGCTGGTGTCTGGTGGTATCGAAAGCGGCAACGTCAACGTGGCCGATGCGTTGGTAAACATGATTGAGCTGGGACGTAAGTTCGAGATGCAGGTCAAGATGATGAAGACTGCCGAGGAGATGGACAGCGCCAGTTCTGCGTTACTGCGCATGAGTTGA
- the flgE gene encoding flagellar hook protein FlgE: MAFRIALSGLDAASTDLEVTGNNIANASTVGFKESRAEFADIYANSLSDVSSTVSGSGVRVTGVSQQFGQGSIDFTANNLDLALNGEGFFVTQSENGDRSFTRAGSFSVDRDGYVVNHTQSRLQVFPPVDPAGTLFNTGTTTDLNLPVVSGDPGATSAVISTVNLDAAEPVPGTPFNAAVFPPLAGSYNHSTATTIYDSLGASHTMSMYYVKEAANPNQWSAYTFVDNANVPALDGSPEADLRFDTSGLLISGAGDVDATGQVTMSAFTPAVGAAPITGMTFDYSNATQFGAGFAVNELTQNGFTSGTLSGVDVDANGVVFARFTNGRSEALGKVALAHFNNEQGLRQAGDTSWVESFASGDAQLGEAGSAGIGVIQSGALENSNVDIAQQLVNLITAQRNFQANAQVITTADAITQTVINIR; this comes from the coding sequence ATGGCATTTCGAATTGCATTGAGCGGACTGGATGCCGCCTCCACTGATCTGGAGGTGACCGGCAACAATATCGCTAACGCCAGTACGGTAGGTTTCAAGGAGTCACGTGCCGAGTTTGCCGACATCTACGCCAATTCCCTCAGCGACGTGAGCAGCACGGTGTCCGGCAGTGGTGTGCGTGTGACAGGTGTGTCCCAGCAGTTTGGACAGGGCAGTATCGATTTCACTGCGAATAATCTAGATCTTGCACTTAACGGTGAAGGTTTCTTTGTCACGCAGAGTGAAAACGGTGACCGGAGTTTCACCCGGGCAGGCTCATTCAGCGTGGATCGTGACGGATATGTGGTGAACCATACTCAATCAAGGCTGCAGGTCTTTCCCCCGGTGGATCCTGCCGGGACGCTGTTCAATACCGGCACCACCACTGATCTGAATCTGCCGGTGGTTTCTGGTGATCCGGGGGCCACCAGCGCCGTGATTTCCACAGTCAACCTGGATGCTGCGGAGCCGGTGCCAGGCACGCCCTTCAATGCGGCAGTCTTTCCGCCACTTGCGGGTAGTTACAACCACTCCACTGCAACCACCATCTACGACTCCCTGGGTGCATCCCATACGATGTCCATGTATTACGTAAAGGAGGCGGCAAACCCCAACCAGTGGAGTGCATATACCTTTGTAGACAATGCAAATGTTCCGGCATTGGATGGCAGTCCTGAAGCGGATCTCCGTTTCGATACCAGCGGCCTGCTGATATCCGGTGCCGGGGATGTGGATGCCACCGGGCAGGTGACCATGAGTGCATTCACCCCTGCGGTGGGTGCGGCGCCGATTACCGGTATGACCTTCGACTACAGTAATGCCACCCAGTTTGGTGCGGGCTTTGCAGTGAATGAACTGACCCAGAACGGCTTCACCTCGGGCACCCTGAGTGGGGTGGATGTAGACGCCAATGGCGTGGTTTTTGCCCGCTTTACCAACGGCCGCTCAGAGGCCTTGGGCAAGGTGGCGCTGGCCCACTTCAATAACGAGCAGGGACTGCGGCAGGCTGGTGATACCAGTTGGGTGGAATCCTTTGCCTCAGGCGATGCGCAGTTGGGTGAGGCTGGTTCTGCCGGAATCGGTGTTATCCAGTCCGGTGCATTGGAGAACTCGAATGTGGATATTGCCCAGCAGTTGGTCAACCTGATTACCGCGCAACGTAATTTTCAGGCCAACGCGCAGGTGATCACCACGGCGGATGCGATCACCCAGACAGTGATCAATATCCGATAA
- a CDS encoding flagellar hook assembly protein FlgD has translation MNSISTDNDIYSGLGLTTQEPASNSNELGMDDFLNLMITELNHQDPTKPMDNTQLATQISQFSVVSGVEDLNSSFAGLSADLTSGQALQAANLVGHEVLVATNSGWLSNGGSVKGVTELPSSVSDLTVRVSDASGALVREIELGSQSAGQINFSWDGYDDKGNYMPEGVYDITAHATADDAELSPYVYLNAKVDSVNLGGANGIGLNIQGLGQISLSNVAQIF, from the coding sequence ATGAATTCGATCTCAACCGACAACGATATCTACTCTGGTCTGGGTTTGACGACCCAGGAACCGGCCAGCAACAGCAATGAGCTGGGGATGGATGATTTTCTCAACCTGATGATTACCGAACTCAATCATCAGGATCCCACCAAACCGATGGATAACACTCAACTGGCAACGCAGATCTCGCAATTCTCCGTTGTTTCGGGCGTTGAGGATCTGAACAGCTCCTTCGCTGGCCTGAGTGCAGATCTGACTTCAGGTCAGGCGCTGCAGGCAGCCAACCTGGTGGGTCATGAGGTTCTCGTCGCCACCAACAGCGGCTGGCTCTCCAATGGCGGCAGCGTCAAGGGTGTTACTGAACTGCCCTCTTCAGTATCTGATCTCACGGTGCGGGTGAGCGACGCTTCCGGCGCACTTGTGCGGGAGATTGAGCTTGGGTCCCAGTCTGCTGGACAGATCAACTTCAGCTGGGATGGCTACGATGATAAAGGAAACTACATGCCGGAAGGCGTCTACGATATTACCGCCCATGCCACGGCGGATGATGCGGAGCTCTCTCCCTATGTCTACCTCAATGCCAAGGTCGACAGCGTCAATCTGGGGGGCGCCAATGGTATAGGCCTGAACATCCAGGGGCTTGGGCAGATCTCCCTTAGCAATGTGGCCCAGATTTTCTGA
- the flgC gene encoding flagellar basal body rod protein FlgC, with amino-acid sequence MSMFKVFDTAASGMSAQSLRLNLVASNMANSDSVSSSIGETYKARQPVFKAVFDDMGGENPAVGVKMAGVVESKAPLIKEYAPNHSLADEEGYIFRPNVNMAEEMANMISASRSYQSNVEVASAAKQMLIATIRMGQ; translated from the coding sequence ATGTCCATGTTCAAGGTTTTTGATACCGCCGCCTCCGGTATGAGCGCGCAGAGTCTGCGGTTAAATTTAGTGGCCAGCAACATGGCCAATTCGGATAGCGTCAGCAGCAGTATCGGTGAAACCTACAAGGCCCGTCAGCCGGTTTTCAAAGCGGTATTTGATGATATGGGTGGTGAAAATCCAGCGGTTGGCGTGAAGATGGCCGGGGTGGTCGAGAGTAAAGCGCCCTTAATAAAAGAGTATGCGCCGAACCACTCTCTGGCCGACGAAGAAGGTTATATCTTCCGTCCAAATGTCAATATGGCGGAGGAGATGGCGAATATGATCTCCGCTTCCCGCTCCTATCAGAGCAATGTCGAGGTGGCCAGCGCCGCCAAACAGATGCTCATCGCCACAATCCGTATGGGCCAGTAA
- the flgB gene encoding flagellar basal body rod protein FlgB, translating to MNFDDALGIHPQALQLRARRAEVIASNLANADTPGYKARDFDFHKVLAGEMQGPVRMQTTSNKHIQTDNGLIPPAQMLYRSPTQPSMDGNTVDTEQEHTAFASNSVEYQASLRFLNGKVSGLRSAIKGE from the coding sequence ATGAATTTCGACGACGCATTGGGGATCCACCCACAGGCCCTGCAGTTGCGTGCCCGCCGTGCCGAGGTGATCGCCAGCAATCTGGCGAATGCCGACACCCCCGGTTATAAAGCGCGGGATTTCGATTTCCACAAGGTACTTGCAGGTGAGATGCAGGGGCCGGTGCGTATGCAGACCACCAGCAACAAGCATATTCAGACCGATAATGGCCTGATCCCGCCGGCCCAGATGCTCTATCGCTCTCCCACCCAGCCATCTATGGACGGCAATACAGTGGATACGGAGCAGGAGCACACCGCGTTTGCTTCAAATTCAGTGGAGTACCAGGCGAGTTTGCGTTTTCTCAACGGTAAGGTGAGTGGCCTGCGGTCGGCCATCAAAGGTGAATAG